The Pyrococcus horikoshii OT3 genome includes a window with the following:
- a CDS encoding aspartate/glutamate racemase family protein produces the protein MKKIGIIGGTTPESTLYYYKKYIEISREKFEKYFYPELIIYSINFKEFFQNPEGWEGRKKILINAAKALERAGAELIAFAANTPHLVFDDVQREVNVPMVSIIDAVAEEILKRGVRKVLLLGTKTTMTADFYIKTLEEKGLEVVVPNDEEKEELNRIIFEELAFGNLKNKEWIVRLIEKYRESEGIEGVILGCTELPLAIKQGDVSVEVFDSAEIHMRKLIELASE, from the coding sequence ATGAAGAAGATCGGAATTATCGGAGGGACAACTCCAGAATCTACCCTGTATTATTATAAAAAGTACATTGAGATAAGCAGAGAAAAATTTGAAAAGTACTTTTACCCAGAGCTTATAATTTACTCAATAAACTTTAAGGAGTTCTTCCAGAACCCCGAAGGCTGGGAAGGACGAAAGAAAATACTTATTAATGCAGCTAAAGCCCTGGAAAGGGCAGGAGCAGAATTAATAGCCTTTGCCGCTAATACTCCGCATTTGGTTTTTGACGACGTTCAAAGAGAAGTTAACGTTCCAATGGTAAGCATAATAGATGCAGTCGCTGAGGAGATCCTTAAAAGAGGAGTCAGAAAAGTCCTCCTTCTAGGGACAAAAACGACTATGACCGCTGACTTTTATATTAAAACATTAGAGGAGAAAGGCTTAGAAGTCGTTGTACCAAATGACGAAGAAAAGGAAGAGCTCAATAGGATAATATTTGAGGAACTGGCCTTTGGAAACCTAAAGAATAAAGAGTGGATAGTGAGACTTATAGAAAAGTACAGAGAGAGTGAGGGAATCGAAGGAGTTATTCTAGGATGTACCGAGCTACCACTTGCAATAAAGCAGGGGGATGTAAGCGTTGAAGTATTTGACTCGGCCGAAATCCATATGAGGAAGCTAATAGAGTTAGCTTCAGAGTGA
- a CDS encoding ferritin family protein, with protein MLAEKPYLVEREKPLSKKEIAQALRWAIEAELDAINFYEQLAELIEDEKIRHVFYDVANEEKEHVGEFLAVLLEVDEELAEFIRKGFKEVEEETGIKAKLQ; from the coding sequence ATGCTCGCCGAAAAGCCCTACCTGGTTGAAAGAGAGAAACCACTCTCAAAGAAAGAGATCGCCCAAGCGCTAAGGTGGGCCATAGAAGCTGAGCTGGATGCTATAAACTTTTACGAGCAATTAGCAGAACTAATAGAGGATGAAAAAATAAGGCATGTATTCTATGATGTTGCCAATGAAGAGAAAGAGCACGTTGGAGAATTTCTAGCTGTTCTGCTTGAAGTAGATGAGGAACTTGCAGAATTCATAAGGAAAGGCTTTAAGGAAGTTGAAGAGGAAACAGGAATCAAGGCTAAGCTACAGTGA
- a CDS encoding ABC transporter ATP-binding protein — protein MRNNESSFSLLIRFIREALSEKKTLVVVIISIVGSAIANLASPYVLHIAIDNYIVPGKYGELWFVTLLYLLSLIGQWFFMTLQTYYTEVFGQGVLKRLRSKLHEKILISNLDFFKEKSTGDLVSRIINDTNIVNDVLVSGLLGGLGSLLSLAGIIIAMFLLDVKLTLVTLASVPLMVLVAYYFGGKMRRAYRETRQKIAKISSVVEESVAGIETIRAFGKERDVEREFSKVSLETIKAYLRVAVYMGVFWPLMNITSLLSVIAVIAYGGYLAYKGAVSIGVVVAFIQYAQRFRGPINNVVSMYDSLQSALAALERIYEILDDENVEDYNGINVERLNGEIEFRNVWFEYERGRPVLKDINLLIPSGSKVAIVGKTGAGKTTLANLIMRFYDPTKGDIFYDGIEGRKISRKSLRRRIGYVPQETYLFPGTIMENILMANPEAREEDVIRVCKELGIHEFIMKLPNGYKTSAGEAGKLLSLGERQLISLARALLKDPDIVILDEALSSVDPKTEQLVQNAMLKLMEGRTSIIIAHRLSITRFADKVIVVKDGRIIEEGPPKLLLEKKGYFYRLYTSQVQEV, from the coding sequence ATGAGAAATAACGAATCATCATTTTCACTTCTTATTAGGTTCATTAGGGAAGCACTCTCCGAAAAGAAGACTCTAGTAGTAGTTATAATTAGTATAGTAGGATCTGCCATTGCCAACTTGGCATCGCCCTACGTCCTTCATATTGCTATAGATAACTATATAGTTCCAGGGAAGTATGGAGAGTTATGGTTTGTGACACTTTTATATCTCCTATCCCTCATTGGCCAATGGTTCTTCATGACTCTTCAGACTTATTATACTGAAGTTTTTGGCCAAGGGGTTCTTAAGAGGTTGAGAAGCAAGCTTCATGAGAAGATATTAATTTCAAACCTAGATTTCTTTAAAGAGAAATCAACAGGGGATCTAGTTTCGAGGATAATTAACGATACAAACATAGTCAATGATGTTCTAGTTTCAGGACTCCTCGGGGGATTAGGAAGTTTGTTGAGCTTAGCGGGAATTATTATCGCAATGTTTCTCCTAGACGTTAAACTAACGCTAGTAACTCTAGCTAGCGTTCCTTTAATGGTGCTCGTGGCCTATTACTTTGGAGGTAAAATGAGGAGGGCATATCGTGAAACTAGGCAGAAAATAGCAAAGATATCGAGCGTTGTTGAAGAGAGTGTGGCCGGAATAGAGACAATTAGGGCATTTGGAAAAGAAAGGGACGTGGAAAGAGAATTTTCAAAAGTTTCCTTAGAGACAATAAAAGCATATCTAAGGGTTGCAGTTTACATGGGAGTTTTCTGGCCACTTATGAATATTACGAGCTTACTTTCCGTTATAGCCGTTATAGCATACGGAGGTTACCTGGCTTATAAAGGAGCTGTGAGCATTGGTGTTGTGGTCGCGTTCATTCAGTACGCTCAAAGGTTTAGAGGCCCCATAAATAATGTTGTAAGTATGTATGATAGTTTGCAATCAGCTTTAGCTGCTCTTGAAAGGATATATGAAATCTTGGACGATGAAAACGTTGAAGATTACAACGGAATAAACGTTGAGAGGCTTAATGGTGAAATAGAATTTAGAAATGTATGGTTTGAATATGAAAGGGGGAGACCTGTTCTTAAGGATATTAACTTATTAATACCTTCGGGATCTAAAGTAGCAATAGTAGGAAAGACAGGAGCTGGAAAGACAACTTTGGCTAATCTGATTATGCGCTTCTATGATCCAACTAAAGGGGATATTTTCTACGATGGAATAGAGGGGAGAAAGATAAGTAGGAAAAGCCTTAGAAGGAGAATAGGTTATGTTCCCCAGGAAACATACCTATTTCCAGGAACCATAATGGAAAACATCCTCATGGCAAACCCAGAAGCTAGAGAAGAAGATGTGATAAGGGTTTGCAAGGAGCTGGGAATTCACGAGTTCATAATGAAGTTACCAAATGGATATAAGACTAGTGCAGGTGAAGCGGGGAAGTTATTATCCCTAGGGGAGAGACAATTAATATCTTTGGCGAGGGCTTTGTTAAAGGATCCTGACATAGTCATTTTGGATGAAGCGCTTTCAAGCGTCGATCCTAAGACCGAGCAACTTGTACAGAATGCAATGCTAAAGTTAATGGAGGGGAGAACTAGTATAATTATCGCTCATAGATTGTCAATAACGAGGTTTGCTGATAAGGTAATCGTTGTTAAGGATGGAAGAATAATTGAGGAGGGTCCTCCAAAGCTTCTCTTAGAAAAGAAGGGCTACTTCTACAGGCTTTATACCTCTCAAGTTCAGGAAGTTTAA
- a CDS encoding ABC transporter ATP-binding protein: MDGSLRQLERLLSYLREYRWHFIGGIGLVLLMSYTNGVIPVLIRNAIDKGIVTKKYSVAFNYGLLILLVAVFNGIFSFTGRYLLVKSAQHAVYYIRMDAFKAIQRHRMEFFDKTFSGQLISRITNDTERITRFLSFRIRMFVYSIFLIAVSLYYMIRMNVFLSLVALGTIAVVVLLNTTYATKVRPIYDKIRHQTGVIASIATGTIAGIKTIKSLSVEENIQEKFSKENENLYSLNIDAIKITALYGNAPFLILGLAMSAMLYYGGKAIIAKTLTVGELVAFLTYMLTMMWPLRALGFTIGDIQRSLAAAARLFEVIDSAPKAIDAPDAVEINDPKGEVEFRDVWLTYHTGRTVLRGVNLKVSPGEKVLIVGPPGSGKSSILKLIARFYVPDKGEVLIDGVNVKKIKTESLRRIVAYVPQEPFIFNRSIRENIALAKPDAKMDEIIRAAKIAKIHDFISSLPNGYDTIVGEKGVTLSGGQRQRIALARALLLDPKIILLDDPVSNLDAETEKRLVEDLKEILKGRTALIVSQRLSLVKLTDRVIVIKDGRIIEEGKPSELVKKGGAFSEMIRAIGEEYEK; the protein is encoded by the coding sequence ATGGATGGTTCGCTAAGGCAACTGGAAAGACTGTTAAGCTATTTAAGAGAGTATAGATGGCATTTTATTGGTGGAATAGGGTTAGTTCTCTTGATGTCGTACACTAACGGGGTAATCCCCGTGTTAATTAGGAATGCTATAGATAAAGGGATCGTCACCAAAAAGTATTCAGTTGCCTTCAATTATGGCCTTTTGATTTTGCTTGTTGCAGTATTTAACGGAATATTTAGTTTCACGGGGAGATATTTACTTGTAAAATCCGCTCAGCATGCAGTATATTACATTAGAATGGATGCCTTTAAGGCTATACAGAGGCATAGAATGGAATTTTTTGATAAGACTTTTTCTGGTCAGCTAATAAGCAGAATAACGAATGACACAGAGAGGATAACGAGGTTCCTTTCTTTTCGAATAAGAATGTTCGTTTATTCAATATTCCTAATAGCTGTATCCTTGTATTATATGATTAGAATGAACGTCTTCCTTAGCTTAGTTGCTTTAGGGACTATAGCTGTTGTGGTTCTTTTAAATACAACTTATGCAACTAAAGTTAGGCCGATATATGATAAAATAAGACACCAAACTGGGGTGATAGCCTCAATAGCCACTGGAACAATAGCTGGAATAAAGACTATTAAATCACTTTCGGTTGAAGAAAATATCCAGGAAAAATTCTCTAAAGAAAATGAGAACCTTTATTCCCTAAATATTGATGCCATTAAAATAACTGCTCTTTATGGGAATGCTCCATTTTTGATTTTGGGATTAGCGATGAGTGCAATGCTCTACTATGGGGGGAAAGCTATAATTGCCAAAACCTTAACTGTTGGTGAACTCGTTGCATTTTTAACTTACATGCTTACAATGATGTGGCCCCTTCGTGCTTTGGGATTCACTATTGGTGATATACAGAGAAGTTTAGCTGCGGCGGCAAGATTGTTTGAGGTTATTGATTCGGCCCCCAAAGCAATTGACGCACCCGACGCTGTAGAGATTAATGATCCAAAGGGGGAGGTAGAATTTAGGGATGTTTGGCTTACTTATCATACTGGAAGAACTGTGCTTAGGGGTGTAAATCTCAAAGTATCTCCTGGAGAGAAGGTTCTCATAGTAGGTCCTCCTGGATCCGGGAAGAGTAGTATTCTAAAGCTTATTGCAAGGTTTTATGTGCCTGATAAGGGGGAAGTGTTAATAGATGGAGTTAATGTGAAGAAGATAAAGACAGAAAGCCTAAGGAGAATAGTGGCCTATGTTCCTCAGGAACCTTTCATTTTTAACAGGAGCATAAGGGAAAACATCGCACTCGCAAAGCCTGATGCTAAAATGGATGAAATAATAAGGGCTGCAAAAATAGCAAAGATACATGACTTTATATCCTCCCTTCCCAACGGGTATGACACTATAGTTGGTGAAAAAGGTGTAACGCTATCCGGGGGACAAAGACAGAGAATAGCCCTTGCAAGAGCTCTCCTTTTAGATCCCAAAATTATCCTCCTTGATGATCCCGTCTCTAATCTAGATGCTGAAACGGAGAAAAGATTGGTTGAAGACCTAAAAGAGATACTAAAGGGTAGAACTGCTCTAATAGTATCTCAGAGACTTTCCTTAGTTAAACTGACGGATAGGGTGATTGTAATAAAAGATGGAAGGATAATTGAGGAAGGAAAACCTAGCGAGCTCGTCAAGAAGGGTGGAGCATTTAGCGAAATGATTAGAGCTATAGGTGAGGAATATGAGAAATAA
- a CDS encoding DUF835 domain-containing protein: MDLYIIYSAVILISLVYLLTFILIRINKYSDKAKKSAILVLLFLSLGAILKILEIADPSVKMDYIIQLVYSLTVFGAFVALSFYIKFLETPPSLTVHHSTKLPKNGGSEPKLVGAYLVSGSRSRIVDLINMIRELNAPILVFTRYPTFYQDLGENIKVIWITQASEDGIPPTKLHVIQDYAIKFAKENKYAVVIIDCVEYLLLYNEFASVFKFLASLKDYLIMMNSALVLAVDEKALDEKYYTLLLNEFEPL, translated from the coding sequence TTGGATCTCTATATTATTTATTCTGCAGTTATTTTAATCTCCTTGGTGTATCTACTTACTTTCATACTTATTAGGATTAACAAGTATTCGGATAAGGCTAAAAAAAGTGCAATACTTGTCCTTCTGTTTTTATCTCTTGGTGCTATACTCAAAATTTTGGAGATTGCTGATCCCTCGGTCAAAATGGATTATATCATACAGCTAGTATATTCCTTAACAGTATTTGGTGCTTTTGTTGCTTTGAGCTTCTACATAAAGTTTCTTGAAACACCACCCTCCTTAACGGTTCACCACTCGACGAAATTGCCAAAAAATGGAGGAAGTGAGCCAAAGCTCGTTGGAGCTTACTTAGTATCTGGCTCAAGGTCTAGGATCGTAGATTTAATTAACATGATTAGGGAGCTTAATGCTCCAATTCTCGTGTTTACTAGATATCCTACGTTCTATCAAGACTTAGGAGAGAATATTAAGGTAATTTGGATAACACAGGCTTCTGAAGATGGAATTCCACCTACAAAGCTTCATGTCATTCAAGATTATGCAATAAAGTTCGCAAAGGAAAATAAGTACGCCGTTGTAATTATAGATTGTGTGGAGTATCTCCTGCTTTACAATGAATTTGCGAGCGTATTTAAATTTCTCGCTAGTCTCAAAGATTACCTTATAATGATGAACTCAGCATTAGTCCTGGCCGTTGACGAAAAGGCTCTTGACGAGAAATATTACACCTTATTGCTTAATGAGTTTGAGCCTCTTTAA
- a CDS encoding SDR family oxidoreductase: MKNKLIVITGGAGFIGSHLAEALKDENDVIIIDNLYSGRIENIPEGVKFIRADVRDYESIAEVISEADYVFHEAAQISVKESIEDPVFTEEVNVIGTINVLRALSQGDGKLIFASSAAVYGEPKELPITEDTLTNPISPYGITKLAAEHYCRVYQSLYGIPVVILRYFNVYGPRQSSAYAGVISIFLERAIKGEPLIIFGDGKQTRDFIYVKDVVEANILVAKKRSANGRIFNVATGKETTILELAMKIIDMTSSSSSILFYPPRPGDIRRSVAKIERIKKLGFKPRYSLEEGLKETFKWFTSRTQ; this comes from the coding sequence ATGAAAAACAAGCTCATAGTAATTACTGGAGGGGCTGGATTTATAGGTTCTCATTTGGCTGAAGCATTAAAAGATGAAAATGACGTGATTATAATAGACAATCTATATTCCGGTAGAATCGAGAACATTCCAGAAGGTGTCAAGTTCATAAGGGCTGATGTCAGGGATTATGAAAGCATAGCTGAAGTTATAAGTGAAGCCGATTATGTCTTTCATGAGGCCGCTCAAATTAGTGTCAAAGAAAGTATCGAAGACCCCGTATTTACGGAGGAGGTAAATGTTATAGGAACTATAAATGTTTTAAGGGCTTTATCCCAGGGAGATGGGAAATTAATATTTGCATCTTCTGCGGCCGTTTATGGTGAACCCAAGGAACTACCAATTACTGAAGATACGTTAACTAATCCTATTTCTCCTTATGGAATTACAAAGCTGGCTGCGGAACATTACTGCAGAGTATATCAAAGCTTATATGGAATTCCAGTAGTCATCCTAAGGTATTTTAACGTCTACGGCCCTAGGCAAAGTTCTGCTTATGCTGGAGTGATAAGTATCTTCTTAGAAAGGGCAATAAAAGGGGAACCTTTGATAATTTTTGGAGATGGGAAACAGACAAGAGATTTCATCTACGTTAAGGATGTTGTTGAGGCCAATATCCTTGTTGCTAAGAAAAGGAGTGCTAATGGAAGGATTTTTAATGTCGCGACTGGAAAGGAGACAACAATCCTCGAGCTTGCAATGAAAATAATAGATATGACTTCCTCTTCGTCTTCAATTTTATTTTATCCACCGAGACCTGGTGATATCAGGAGAAGTGTTGCCAAAATAGAAAGAATAAAGAAACTTGGCTTTAAGCCTAGGTATTCCCTTGAGGAGGGTCTCAAGGAGACTTTTAAATGGTTTACATCTCGTACTCAATGA
- a CDS encoding HAD family hydrolase: MIKAIIFDVDETLVYYEGYSLREWYEKVGLPAMKELGVIVDWEIFRKMARGELPRSYVEKFQINHVKFWKALDEANRKYREELLKEGKVHTFKDVEALKEIKNLGIKLAAVSNASQDNTELVLRAFDLLKYFDVVYGKDYTYLDGVKPNPYLINKALKALNVEPKEAILVGDSELDIIAGKRAKLRVVQIVREKRVEGADVYINSLWELVDKLKTGEL, encoded by the coding sequence ATGATTAAGGCAATAATCTTCGATGTAGATGAAACCTTAGTATACTATGAGGGATACTCACTAAGGGAGTGGTATGAAAAGGTTGGGTTACCCGCTATGAAGGAACTTGGGGTTATAGTTGATTGGGAAATCTTTCGAAAGATGGCAAGGGGAGAACTACCAAGAAGTTACGTCGAAAAATTCCAGATAAATCACGTTAAATTTTGGAAAGCATTAGATGAGGCTAATAGGAAGTATAGAGAGGAATTGCTCAAAGAAGGAAAAGTTCATACTTTTAAAGACGTAGAAGCCCTTAAAGAAATAAAGAACCTTGGAATAAAACTAGCAGCAGTAAGCAATGCATCCCAAGATAACACAGAACTCGTATTGAGAGCATTTGACTTGTTAAAATATTTCGATGTTGTTTACGGGAAAGATTATACATATTTAGATGGGGTAAAACCGAATCCCTACCTAATTAATAAGGCCCTAAAAGCGCTTAATGTCGAACCTAAAGAGGCCATACTCGTAGGGGATAGTGAACTTGATATAATAGCCGGGAAAAGAGCAAAATTAAGGGTTGTTCAAATAGTAAGAGAAAAAAGAGTTGAAGGAGCAGATGTTTATATAAATTCCCTGTGGGAACTTGTTGATAAGCTCAAAACAGGTGAGCTTTAA
- a CDS encoding ArsR/SmtB family transcription factor, with translation MGEELSKLLDVLGNETRRRILFLLTKRPYFVSELSQELGVGQKAVLEHLRILEEAGLIESRIEKIPRGRPRKYYMIKRGLRLEILLTPTLFGSEMYEPREIRKSPEYEQARELIKSVEPIDIKMKELAEFLHELDDRIKELIEEKRELEEVKILVETYIENVMRRISEENKEIVKKVFKDIEEILPPEYAKRIKEKFIENI, from the coding sequence ATGGGCGAGGAACTAAGCAAACTCCTTGATGTCCTGGGAAACGAAACTCGGAGGAGGATTTTATTTTTACTAACTAAAAGACCATACTTTGTGAGTGAGTTGAGTCAAGAGCTTGGAGTTGGTCAGAAAGCCGTTTTAGAGCATTTAAGGATCTTAGAGGAGGCCGGATTAATAGAGAGTAGAATTGAGAAGATACCAAGGGGAAGGCCAAGGAAATATTATATGATTAAAAGGGGATTAAGGTTAGAGATACTTCTGACACCTACCCTCTTTGGTTCCGAGATGTATGAACCTAGGGAAATTAGAAAAAGCCCAGAATATGAACAGGCCAGGGAACTGATAAAGTCCGTAGAACCGATAGATATCAAAATGAAAGAGCTTGCAGAGTTTTTACATGAACTTGATGATAGGATAAAAGAGTTAATAGAGGAGAAGAGGGAGTTGGAGGAGGTTAAGATATTAGTCGAGACATATATAGAGAACGTTATGAGGAGGATATCTGAAGAAAACAAGGAGATAGTTAAGAAGGTTTTTAAAGATATAGAGGAGATACTACCACCGGAATATGCAAAGAGGATTAAAGAAAAGTTCATAGAGAATATTTAA
- a CDS encoding Gar1/Naf1 family protein, with product MKRLGKVLHYAKQGLLIVRSTWIPSLNDPVIDKDLKLVGIVKDVFGPVKMPYVAIKPKVENPEKYVGQVLYIDEKRKKRKKEKKKMRKRHRS from the coding sequence ATGAAAAGGCTTGGAAAAGTTTTACACTATGCAAAGCAAGGATTGCTAATAGTACGATCAACTTGGATTCCATCGTTGAATGATCCAGTGATTGATAAAGATTTAAAGTTAGTAGGAATAGTTAAAGATGTGTTCGGGCCCGTCAAGATGCCTTACGTTGCTATAAAGCCGAAGGTGGAAAATCCCGAGAAATATGTGGGTCAGGTCTTATATATAGATGAAAAAAGAAAAAAGAGGAAAAAAGAAAAGAAGAAGATGAGGAAAAGGCATAGAAGCTGA
- a CDS encoding metallophosphoesterase has translation MLVGVLSDTHFPKAYFPEKILEFFREKNVAYIIHAGDITERSLLDMLENVAPVIAVKGNADILKLPEEEILNIRDKRVLVIHGHNFLTLDTQNLLYKGLEEEADIVIFGHTHRPYYAKLKYMGKEITLLNPGSPTLPRMSEPTFAILNIGESVEVKFYNVWML, from the coding sequence ATGCTAGTTGGGGTATTAAGTGATACACATTTTCCAAAGGCTTATTTTCCAGAGAAGATTCTAGAATTTTTTAGGGAGAAAAATGTGGCATATATAATTCATGCTGGTGACATTACTGAGAGAAGCCTACTTGATATGTTAGAAAATGTTGCCCCCGTGATAGCGGTTAAAGGTAATGCAGATATCTTAAAACTACCCGAAGAAGAGATCCTCAACATTCGAGATAAGAGAGTTTTAGTAATTCATGGACACAATTTCCTAACCCTTGACACCCAAAACCTGCTTTATAAGGGATTAGAGGAAGAGGCCGATATAGTTATCTTTGGTCACACTCACAGACCTTATTATGCCAAACTTAAATATATGGGAAAGGAGATCACGTTATTAAACCCCGGATCTCCAACATTACCTAGAATGAGTGAGCCAACATTTGCAATTCTTAACATTGGGGAAAGCGTTGAGGTAAAATTTTACAACGTATGGATGCTCTAA
- the cas4 gene encoding CRISPR-associated protein Cas4, producing MIEFYASEALICPRRVWFRLKGIPEKWPEVAKPRLEKGMKIHEVLGKVLKDRFDVELEKSVIIRFPKLGMEIHGKIDVYKEFPIEIKGKSYIPSSPIDYHLAQLNLYLRGVNAEYGYLYYVKLTDDPWRAISDIVFDSFPLIKGNGLKIFEVPYDEVLFKETVKYFYEIKLYLENDELPPAWKGPHCKFCPYNYICLSGEEF from the coding sequence ATGATAGAATTTTATGCTAGTGAAGCCTTAATATGCCCTAGAAGGGTATGGTTTAGGCTTAAAGGAATTCCAGAGAAATGGCCAGAAGTTGCTAAGCCAAGATTGGAGAAGGGAATGAAAATTCACGAAGTCCTGGGGAAAGTATTGAAGGATAGATTCGATGTCGAACTTGAGAAAAGTGTTATTATAAGGTTTCCTAAGCTTGGAATGGAGATACATGGGAAGATAGATGTGTACAAAGAATTCCCAATAGAAATTAAGGGAAAGTCCTATATTCCTAGTTCTCCGATTGATTATCACCTAGCTCAGCTTAATCTATATTTAAGGGGAGTAAATGCTGAGTATGGATACTTATACTATGTAAAGCTAACTGATGATCCATGGAGAGCGATAAGTGACATTGTATTTGATAGCTTCCCTCTAATAAAGGGAAATGGTCTTAAAATATTCGAAGTTCCCTACGATGAAGTTTTATTCAAAGAGACCGTTAAGTATTTTTACGAAATAAAGCTCTATTTAGAAAATGATGAGCTCCCTCCAGCTTGGAAAGGCCCCCATTGTAAGTTCTGTCCCTATAATTACATTTGTTTATCAGGGGAAGAATTTTAG
- a CDS encoding helix-turn-helix domain-containing protein: protein MVIIPKPVDPRDIKKIRKALGITQEELARKAGVTQAYIAKLEAGKVDPRLSTFNRILRALLECQKTRITAKNIMSSPIISVSSEDKIEKVVRLMEKYNISQVPVMEKDKIVGAITERLLVRKSLEDEDIYSKKAKDIMEEPFPLVSEDEDLEVIKYLLEDHQAVIVQGRNGKPIGIITRFDIFKLSRETKGE from the coding sequence ATGGTAATAATACCAAAGCCTGTTGATCCCAGGGACATTAAGAAAATAAGGAAAGCCTTAGGGATAACCCAAGAGGAGTTAGCTAGAAAAGCAGGGGTTACTCAGGCGTATATTGCAAAGTTGGAAGCTGGAAAAGTTGATCCAAGGCTTTCAACCTTCAACAGAATTCTTAGAGCTCTTCTTGAGTGCCAAAAAACAAGAATAACTGCAAAAAATATAATGTCATCCCCAATAATCTCGGTAAGCTCCGAAGATAAGATAGAAAAGGTTGTAAGACTTATGGAGAAGTATAACATCTCCCAAGTGCCCGTTATGGAAAAGGATAAAATAGTCGGGGCAATCACGGAGAGACTTCTTGTAAGAAAAAGCTTGGAGGATGAGGATATTTATTCAAAGAAGGCTAAGGATATAATGGAAGAGCCCTTTCCATTGGTTTCAGAGGATGAAGATCTTGAAGTTATAAAATACCTCTTAGAGGATCACCAAGCGGTAATAGTTCAGGGGAGAAATGGAAAACCAATAGGGATAATAACTAGATTCGATATATTCAAACTTAGCAGGGAAACCAAAGGTGAATAA